One Methylocaldum marinum DNA window includes the following coding sequences:
- a CDS encoding sigma-54 interaction domain-containing protein has product MGLRRILLVQNDSALCSELKIILRFLECEVVACDLDALVDGPEPDFDAIFLCVDGNIETVVLRIVELYRQAPLVLVMDAAAVKSLPMGLESRATSVLTWPTNYSALSVCLEKVGREAPEAVNVRPSELFRSLTGASKAVQRTRKLIQQVAPSDATVLILGESGTGKEVIARHLHYYSSRRSKPFVPVNCGAIPGELLESELFGHEKGAFTGALSSRQGRFELAEGGTLFLDEIGDMPLSMQVKLLRVLQERCFERVGSNKTIQCDVRIVAATHRDLEEEIGRNRFREDLYYRLNVFPIEVPSLRERLEDVPALVEDLTARLKAEKRGDMRLTPAALRVLQRYHWPGNVRELANLIERLAILYPNGVVDAPDLPEKFQQFVKPEDAAFAHEPDAESISPEGGLGLTRLPGDGLDLREHLNNLECALIKQALDECNGVVAHAANLLRMRRTTLVEKLRKYGLRGEETTLI; this is encoded by the coding sequence ATGGGCTTGCGCCGAATTTTATTAGTTCAAAACGACAGTGCCTTATGTTCCGAACTGAAGATAATTCTCCGGTTCCTCGAGTGTGAGGTCGTCGCATGCGATTTGGATGCCCTCGTAGACGGCCCGGAACCGGATTTCGACGCTATTTTCCTCTGCGTGGACGGGAATATCGAAACGGTCGTTTTGCGGATCGTCGAACTTTACCGGCAGGCTCCGCTCGTTCTCGTAATGGACGCCGCGGCGGTCAAATCGCTGCCGATGGGGTTGGAAAGCAGAGCTACCTCCGTATTGACTTGGCCTACCAATTACTCGGCGCTGAGTGTTTGCCTCGAAAAGGTCGGCCGGGAAGCTCCGGAAGCGGTAAACGTCCGTCCATCCGAGCTATTCCGCAGCTTGACCGGCGCCAGCAAGGCCGTGCAACGAACGCGCAAGCTGATTCAACAGGTGGCCCCGTCCGATGCGACGGTTCTGATCCTCGGCGAGTCGGGTACCGGCAAGGAGGTGATTGCTCGCCATTTACACTATTACTCATCCCGCCGGAGCAAACCGTTCGTACCCGTGAATTGCGGCGCCATTCCGGGAGAATTGCTGGAAAGCGAGCTTTTCGGCCACGAGAAGGGCGCCTTTACCGGAGCGCTCAGCTCCCGGCAAGGGCGTTTCGAATTGGCCGAAGGCGGTACGCTATTCCTGGATGAAATCGGCGACATGCCATTATCCATGCAGGTCAAGCTTTTAAGGGTCCTGCAGGAGCGCTGCTTCGAACGGGTCGGCAGCAACAAGACCATACAGTGCGATGTCCGCATCGTAGCCGCCACCCATCGTGATCTGGAAGAGGAAATCGGTCGCAACCGGTTCAGAGAAGACCTTTATTACCGCCTCAACGTTTTTCCCATAGAGGTGCCGTCCTTACGCGAGCGGCTGGAGGACGTACCGGCCTTGGTCGAGGACTTGACCGCCCGTCTCAAGGCCGAGAAGCGGGGGGACATGCGCCTCACGCCCGCTGCTCTCCGGGTTCTGCAGCGATATCACTGGCCCGGCAATGTCAGGGAATTGGCTAACCTGATCGAGCGTCTGGCTATCCTATATCCGAATGGTGTAGTCGACGCGCCTGACTTGCCGGAAAAATTCCAGCAGTTCGTCAAGCCGGAAGACGCCGCATTCGCGCACGAACCGGACGCGGAAAGCATATCCCCGGAAGGTGGGCTCGGACTTACACGGCTGCCGGGAGACGGCTTGGATTTGCGTGAGCATCTGAATAACCTGGAATGCGCCTTGATCAAGCAGGCCTTGGACGAGTGCAACGGAGTCGTGGCACATGCCGCCAATCTTCTCAGGATGCGGCGGACCACCCTGGTCGAAAAACTCCGTAAATACGGCTTGCGAGGCGAGGAAACGACACTCATTTGA
- the fliE gene encoding flagellar hook-basal body complex protein FliE, giving the protein MSEIGINKVLTQMHMMRDLVNGTAVATGTPADFSAMLKDSIDKVNETQQQANKLAEAFESGATDASLSEVMISLQKASLSFQAMVQVRNKLVEAYKDVMNMPM; this is encoded by the coding sequence ATGAGCGAGATCGGTATCAATAAAGTTCTCACGCAGATGCACATGATGCGGGATCTGGTCAACGGCACCGCGGTTGCAACCGGTACTCCAGCCGACTTCAGTGCCATGCTCAAGGACTCTATCGATAAGGTCAACGAAACACAGCAGCAAGCCAACAAGTTGGCTGAAGCATTCGAGTCCGGCGCGACCGACGCAAGTCTCTCCGAAGTGATGATTTCGCTTCAGAAGGCCAGCCTGTCGTTCCAAGCCATGGTTCAGGTCAGGAATAAGCTGGTAGAGGCCTACAAGGATGTTATGAATATGCCCATGTAG
- the fliF gene encoding flagellar basal-body MS-ring/collar protein FliF, protein MELSQIESKNLVPGRQAAVLQGEKPSALLHAWLQMPRGRQIGLIAAILFSAAIAIAVVVWANKTEYASLFSGMEDREAGEIVEALQKLNIAYQVQPSTGAILVPNNQVYAVRLKLAGMGLPKESGTGFELLEQQSSFGASQMMEGARYQRALEGEIARSIMTIRNVKSARVHLALPKESVFIRQPKRPSASVMVELHSGRGLEPGQVEAIVHLVASSVPQMEPGQVTVVDQRGHLLNAKDSGNDLYLNAKQFDYKKQVEEHLIERIENILSPVLGMDGLRTQVTADIDFTVTERTQEVYNPDLPALRSEQTSEEQNQGAVVQGVPGALSNQPPPAGVAPETAGTPATEQNASDPPLSTSKSATRNYELDKTISHSRLGTGVVRRITAAVVVDYQHIPQGDGGATLQPYSEEDLNRFTDLVKEAVGYDAARGDRVTVTNAAFRSEIESLSAAPVWEKDWFWSLVKQAAAGIIVLALIFGVLRPAVKGLVGRGEAGSAEPNEAGEASAKAGATVEPQVISKQNDDEEMLMLEAPESHEKRVAFAQRAVDQDPKRVAQVIKNWMSTHG, encoded by the coding sequence ATGGAACTCAGTCAAATCGAAAGCAAGAACCTGGTACCGGGAAGGCAGGCGGCGGTCCTGCAAGGCGAGAAGCCGTCGGCGCTGCTGCACGCCTGGTTGCAGATGCCGCGTGGCCGGCAAATCGGTCTGATAGCCGCCATTCTGTTTTCGGCGGCGATCGCGATCGCCGTTGTGGTTTGGGCTAATAAGACTGAATACGCGAGCCTGTTTTCCGGTATGGAGGACAGGGAAGCCGGTGAAATCGTAGAGGCCCTGCAAAAGCTCAATATCGCATACCAGGTCCAGCCTAGTACCGGCGCCATCTTGGTTCCCAACAATCAGGTCTATGCGGTTCGATTGAAATTGGCCGGCATGGGTTTGCCCAAGGAGAGCGGGACAGGTTTCGAGCTACTGGAACAACAGTCAAGTTTCGGCGCTAGCCAGATGATGGAAGGCGCCCGCTATCAGCGCGCTCTGGAGGGAGAAATCGCTCGCTCGATCATGACCATACGGAATGTCAAATCGGCCCGCGTGCATCTCGCCCTGCCCAAAGAATCGGTGTTCATTCGCCAGCCCAAGAGACCCAGCGCCTCTGTCATGGTTGAACTGCACTCGGGGCGTGGGCTGGAACCGGGGCAGGTCGAAGCCATCGTCCACCTCGTAGCGTCCAGCGTGCCGCAGATGGAACCCGGACAGGTCACGGTAGTCGATCAGCGCGGTCATCTTCTCAATGCCAAGGACAGCGGTAACGATCTTTATCTCAATGCCAAACAGTTCGACTATAAAAAGCAGGTCGAGGAGCATTTGATAGAGCGTATCGAAAATATTCTAAGTCCGGTGCTCGGCATGGACGGTCTGCGTACTCAAGTGACCGCGGATATCGATTTCACTGTCACCGAGCGCACCCAGGAAGTTTACAATCCGGATCTTCCCGCTCTGCGCAGCGAACAAACCAGCGAGGAGCAAAACCAGGGCGCGGTAGTACAAGGCGTGCCCGGCGCATTGTCAAACCAGCCGCCCCCTGCCGGCGTGGCGCCGGAAACCGCCGGGACTCCGGCAACTGAACAAAACGCATCGGATCCGCCGCTTAGCACTAGCAAAAGCGCCACGCGAAACTACGAACTGGATAAAACCATTAGTCATTCCCGTCTCGGAACCGGTGTGGTTCGCCGCATCACCGCAGCGGTCGTGGTCGATTATCAGCACATTCCGCAGGGCGACGGCGGCGCGACGCTCCAACCGTACAGCGAAGAGGATTTGAACCGCTTCACCGATCTGGTGAAGGAAGCCGTGGGTTACGACGCCGCGCGCGGAGACCGGGTTACCGTAACCAATGCCGCCTTCCGAAGCGAGATCGAGAGCCTGTCCGCTGCTCCGGTTTGGGAGAAGGACTGGTTTTGGTCGCTCGTCAAGCAAGCAGCCGCGGGAATCATCGTGCTCGCGCTGATTTTCGGGGTACTGAGGCCGGCCGTCAAAGGCCTCGTCGGACGCGGCGAAGCGGGGAGTGCCGAGCCAAATGAAGCAGGGGAGGCATCGGCCAAAGCGGGGGCTACAGTCGAGCCCCAGGTGATATCGAAACAGAACGATGACGAAGAAATGTTGATGCTGGAGGCCCCGGAAAGTCATGAAAAGCGCGTTGCGTTTGCGCAGCGGGCCGTGGATCAGGACCCAAAGCGCGTCGCACAGGTCATCAAGAACTGGATGAGCACACATGGCTGA
- the fliG gene encoding flagellar motor switch protein FliG produces MAEAEATKLDGPQRAALFFLTVGQDRAAEVLKHMSPKEVQLVGAAMAELRNITMPMVEDILGKFVEDVRNQTALGVNSDDYIRNLLTQALGADKASSVCDRILLGRNSKGLEQLKWMDPRAIADLIRLEHPQIVAIILSLLDSDQAAETLGYLPERSRPDLIMRVATLTGVQPAALRELDDIMERQLSGNTNVKSSTLGGIETAANILNFIDSTVEASIMDQISEVNPDLSQKIQDKMFVFDDLVEVDDRGIQTLLREVSTDSLLLALRGAEDALKEKIFSNMSRRAAEMLRDDLEAAPPARLSEVEAAQKDILAIARRMAEAGELSLGGSDELI; encoded by the coding sequence ATGGCTGAAGCAGAGGCGACAAAACTGGACGGGCCGCAAAGGGCCGCGCTGTTCTTTTTGACCGTCGGGCAGGATAGGGCGGCGGAAGTTCTCAAGCACATGTCGCCGAAAGAAGTTCAACTCGTCGGCGCCGCCATGGCCGAGCTTCGCAATATCACCATGCCCATGGTGGAAGATATCCTCGGGAAATTCGTGGAGGATGTTCGGAATCAAACCGCCCTGGGCGTGAATTCGGATGACTATATCCGCAACCTGCTGACTCAGGCCCTGGGGGCCGACAAGGCCAGCAGCGTTTGTGACCGCATCCTGTTGGGCCGCAACAGCAAAGGCCTGGAGCAGCTCAAATGGATGGACCCCCGCGCCATCGCCGACCTGATTCGGCTTGAACATCCGCAAATCGTCGCCATCATTCTGTCCTTGCTGGACAGCGATCAGGCTGCCGAAACTCTTGGCTATCTTCCGGAACGCTCACGCCCGGACCTCATCATGCGTGTTGCCACGCTCACGGGGGTACAACCGGCGGCGCTTCGAGAGCTGGACGACATCATGGAGAGGCAGTTGAGCGGCAATACCAATGTCAAATCGTCGACGCTCGGCGGCATCGAAACCGCGGCCAATATCCTCAATTTCATTGATAGCACCGTCGAAGCGTCGATTATGGACCAGATTAGCGAGGTCAATCCCGATCTCAGTCAGAAAATCCAGGACAAGATGTTCGTATTCGACGATCTGGTCGAGGTCGATGATCGCGGTATCCAGACCTTGCTTCGCGAAGTTTCTACGGATTCGCTCTTGTTGGCGCTGCGTGGAGCCGAAGATGCACTGAAGGAAAAGATTTTCAGCAATATGTCGCGCCGGGCGGCGGAGATGCTGCGCGACGATCTCGAAGCTGCGCCACCCGCCCGCTTGAGCGAGGTGGAGGCGGCACAGAAGGACATTCTCGCCATTGCCAGGCGCATGGCTGAAGCCGGCGAACTCTCATTAGGCGGCAGCGATGAACTCATTTAA
- a CDS encoding flagellar assembly protein FliH, whose product MNSFKSFSAEELASLEPWKLPLMGPEPEEQPQAMVVEEEETEYPTMPTAEEIESMQKQAYEEARAAGYKEGSELGFREGREQGFRSGYDDGQAAVLSEVDRFRALIECLNEPLAQADEQVERELVALAIAVAKQLIRRELKTEPGEIVAVVREAMTILPSGARKIGLHLHPDDAQLIRSTLSLDELGPRWKIVEDPLLTRGGCRITTSTSEIDATVEKRLASSIARMFGGDRDEDKT is encoded by the coding sequence ATGAACTCATTTAAAAGCTTTTCGGCAGAGGAGCTTGCCTCACTTGAACCGTGGAAGCTGCCCCTCATGGGTCCCGAGCCTGAGGAACAGCCTCAGGCGATGGTGGTCGAGGAGGAGGAGACCGAATATCCCACGATGCCTACGGCGGAAGAAATCGAGTCGATGCAGAAGCAGGCGTACGAGGAAGCGCGTGCCGCCGGATATAAAGAGGGTTCGGAACTCGGCTTTCGGGAAGGTCGGGAACAAGGGTTCCGCAGCGGGTACGACGACGGCCAAGCCGCTGTTCTTTCCGAAGTCGATCGCTTCCGGGCGTTGATCGAGTGCTTGAACGAACCGCTTGCCCAGGCTGACGAGCAGGTGGAACGGGAGTTGGTAGCCCTGGCGATTGCCGTGGCAAAGCAGCTGATTCGGCGAGAGCTGAAAACCGAGCCGGGCGAAATCGTGGCCGTGGTCCGCGAAGCCATGACGATCCTACCCTCCGGCGCGCGAAAAATCGGTCTCCACTTGCATCCGGACGATGCCCAGTTGATTCGCTCGACCCTTTCGCTGGACGAGTTGGGCCCACGCTGGAAGATTGTCGAAGATCCTCTGTTGACGCGCGGCGGTTGTCGGATAACGACCAGCACCTCAGAGATTGACGCCACGGTCGAAAAACGCCTGGCTTCGTCGATTGCACGTATGTTCGGCGGCGATCGGGATGAGGACAAAACGTGA
- the fliI gene encoding flagellar protein export ATPase FliI → MSGLAEVAKLGESWAGKLAAYRERLNEPPELVVEGRLNRMVGLTLEAIGCRAAVGARCLVKTAHGREVEAEVVGFSGERIYLMPIGDIQGLEPDCRVIPLTKACTARVGVGLLGRVLDGAGKPLDGKGPVQSDCSLPLTGSAMNPLARKPIRTSLDVGVRAINALFTVGRGQRLGLFAGTGVGKSNLLGMMTKYTNADVVVVGLIGERGREVNEFVQKILGEEGRAKAVVIATPADYPPLMRLHGALLATSIAEFFRGRGLDVLLLMDSLTRFAQAQREIALAIDEPPATKGYPPSVFAKLPQLAERAGNGGDGEGSITAFYTVLTEGDDANDPIADAARGILDGHIVLSRPLADSGHYPAIDIEASVSRVMPDIADERHLHLARRLKRLYSMYQQNRDLISVGAYHKGSDPRIDEAISMNPGIMGFLQQDLHEAVGFEQSLADLEHLLGTSA, encoded by the coding sequence GTGAGCGGGCTCGCCGAAGTAGCAAAGCTGGGCGAGTCGTGGGCGGGGAAATTAGCGGCTTACCGGGAGCGTCTGAACGAGCCGCCTGAATTGGTTGTCGAAGGCAGGCTGAACCGGATGGTCGGCCTCACGCTCGAGGCGATCGGGTGCCGAGCCGCCGTCGGCGCGCGCTGCCTGGTGAAAACGGCGCATGGACGGGAGGTTGAAGCGGAAGTGGTCGGTTTCTCCGGAGAGCGGATTTACCTGATGCCTATCGGCGATATTCAGGGTTTGGAGCCGGACTGCCGTGTCATCCCGTTAACCAAGGCATGTACCGCGCGAGTGGGGGTCGGTCTGCTTGGGCGAGTCTTGGACGGAGCGGGCAAACCCTTGGACGGAAAAGGCCCCGTGCAGTCCGACTGTTCGCTGCCGCTGACCGGTAGCGCAATGAATCCGCTTGCACGGAAGCCGATCCGTACCTCTCTGGATGTCGGCGTTCGGGCAATCAATGCCCTATTTACCGTCGGCCGGGGACAACGTCTCGGCTTGTTTGCCGGGACCGGCGTCGGCAAAAGCAATCTGCTCGGCATGATGACCAAGTATACGAACGCCGATGTGGTGGTGGTGGGCCTGATCGGCGAGCGGGGCAGGGAAGTGAATGAATTCGTGCAGAAGATTTTGGGCGAAGAAGGACGCGCCAAGGCGGTCGTAATTGCAACCCCGGCGGATTACCCGCCTTTGATGCGCTTGCATGGCGCATTGTTGGCGACCAGCATCGCCGAGTTCTTTCGTGGCCGGGGCCTCGATGTACTCCTCTTGATGGACTCGCTGACCCGCTTTGCGCAGGCCCAGCGCGAAATCGCCCTGGCCATAGATGAGCCCCCGGCCACCAAGGGATATCCTCCCTCGGTATTCGCGAAACTACCGCAGCTCGCGGAACGAGCGGGCAACGGCGGTGACGGGGAAGGGTCCATCACTGCCTTTTATACGGTGCTCACCGAAGGCGACGATGCCAATGATCCCATTGCCGACGCGGCGCGCGGAATTCTGGATGGCCATATCGTATTGTCCCGCCCGCTGGCTGACTCGGGGCATTATCCCGCAATCGACATCGAAGCATCGGTCAGCCGCGTGATGCCGGACATTGCCGATGAGCGTCATTTGCATCTCGCCCGCCGCCTAAAACGCCTATACTCCATGTACCAGCAAAATCGCGATCTGATCAGCGTAGGCGCCTATCATAAGGGATCTGATCCGCGTATAGACGAGGCCATCTCTATGAACCCGGGCATCATGGGTTTTCTGCAACAGGACCTGCACGAAGCGGTCGGCTTCGAACAAAGCCTCGCCGATCTGGAGCATTTGCTGGGCACATCCGCGTAA
- the fliJ gene encoding flagellar export protein FliJ translates to MKRSKRLNPALELAESREKQTVRILGESRRKLESAERNLGSLITFRDNYSAQFQRSGNGGLGVRQLIEYRMFLAKIGAAIADQEKAVRAAQTELRNRQAEWEAARRQSSGLKRVIENTLKEEIRLEEKKQQAEQDERAGRRYTGDSFTVFL, encoded by the coding sequence ATGAAAAGATCGAAGCGCTTGAATCCGGCTTTGGAGCTCGCGGAATCACGGGAAAAGCAAACCGTTCGTATCCTTGGGGAAAGTCGGCGAAAGTTGGAGAGTGCAGAGCGGAATCTCGGCAGTCTCATAACATTTCGGGACAACTATTCGGCCCAATTTCAACGATCCGGGAACGGAGGTCTCGGAGTGCGCCAGCTGATCGAATATCGGATGTTTCTGGCGAAGATCGGGGCGGCAATTGCCGATCAGGAAAAAGCCGTTCGTGCGGCGCAAACGGAGCTTAGGAATCGCCAAGCCGAATGGGAAGCGGCGCGCAGGCAGAGCTCGGGCCTCAAAAGGGTTATCGAGAATACGCTTAAGGAAGAGATACGCCTGGAGGAAAAGAAACAGCAAGCCGAACAGGATGAACGAGCGGGCCGCCGCTACACCGGCGATAGCTTCACTGTTTTCCTCTGA
- a CDS encoding flagellar hook-length control protein FliK: protein MNVPSPFCRSLSFVLTRSPGIQDMTRDFPITSTAAAPTSIREFAQLVRGAESECEADSVAFLATLASQFSALKDGSSLEANRETSHISSTETHESQANLLHEFLQYTSKLDALSGLQLQNAGEIGGEGFAAESNSLPPTASVEQGLEPEERADDSALAVLASLSAVQAHPGPTDPAGSECGDASGSLGQTTYSSRERGIVDSNLWDQGGALDTQTPAPDTGFSHWLDKESIATDSDTPGVDEILSFQSGRDSAAADGTAETIRPSTETGFPLEAKNSTSQLSTVVSDDEIPTLDKPLSQTAWREELGERILWMTDKNVRSAEIKLNPRHLGPLEIRIQMEQDRASIHFTTHHASVREAIEAAAPKLREMLGSQEISLSDINVTVPSELPNQSGSTFDLDQQPRSGDQTKPFPDSDAASKDGLPADREDPIAADGLLNLYA, encoded by the coding sequence TTGAACGTCCCTTCGCCGTTCTGCCGCTCACTTTCCTTCGTATTGACACGCTCACCCGGCATCCAGGACATGACTAGAGATTTCCCCATTACTTCTACTGCAGCGGCACCGACCTCCATTCGCGAATTCGCGCAGCTTGTACGTGGTGCCGAGTCGGAATGCGAAGCAGATTCGGTAGCCTTTCTCGCCACCCTGGCCAGTCAGTTCTCCGCCCTGAAGGATGGCTCTAGTCTCGAGGCGAATCGAGAGACTTCCCATATTTCCTCCACGGAAACACACGAATCCCAAGCGAATCTCTTGCATGAATTTCTGCAATACACCTCGAAACTCGACGCGCTTTCCGGGCTGCAACTCCAGAACGCAGGGGAGATTGGGGGGGAGGGCTTCGCTGCTGAGAGCAATTCGTTGCCACCCACGGCATCGGTAGAACAAGGCCTTGAACCGGAAGAGCGCGCGGACGATTCTGCCCTGGCGGTACTTGCATCCTTATCAGCGGTCCAGGCGCATCCCGGGCCGACCGACCCTGCCGGTTCAGAGTGCGGAGATGCCTCCGGTTCGCTTGGCCAGACCACTTATTCGAGTCGAGAGCGGGGGATTGTGGACAGCAATTTGTGGGATCAGGGCGGTGCTCTTGATACTCAGACGCCAGCCCCTGATACCGGCTTTTCGCATTGGCTCGACAAAGAATCGATCGCCACGGATTCGGACACGCCCGGAGTGGACGAGATTCTTTCTTTCCAGTCGGGCCGGGATTCAGCAGCGGCGGATGGTACCGCCGAAACAATACGACCTTCGACGGAAACCGGTTTTCCGCTGGAGGCCAAAAATTCGACATCACAACTCTCTACAGTTGTCTCGGACGATGAGATTCCGACACTCGATAAGCCACTGAGCCAGACCGCATGGCGGGAGGAACTGGGCGAACGCATTTTATGGATGACCGACAAAAACGTACGGTCGGCCGAAATCAAGCTCAATCCCCGGCACTTGGGGCCATTGGAAATCCGTATCCAGATGGAGCAGGACCGGGCGAGCATCCATTTTACGACTCATCATGCCTCGGTTCGGGAAGCTATCGAGGCTGCTGCCCCGAAATTGCGGGAAATGCTCGGCTCTCAGGAAATTTCTCTATCCGACATCAATGTGACGGTCCCATCTGAATTGCCGAATCAAAGTGGTTCGACCTTCGATCTCGATCAGCAGCCCCGTTCCGGAGATCAGACAAAGCCCTTTCCGGACAGTGATGCGGCAAGCAAGGATGGCCTTCCGGCCGACCGTGAGGACCCCATCGCGGCTGACGGCTTGCTCAATCTGTACGCTTGA
- the rpsF gene encoding 30S ribosomal protein S6 — protein MRHYEIVFMVHPDQSAQVPAMVDRYRTLIESGAGKIHRLEDWGRRQLAYPINKIHKAHYVLMNIECDQQTLDELESGFRFNDAVLRSLTVRREEAISEPSPMAKSGQIEPETEQGEETTASSTDEKGSAESEASPAT, from the coding sequence ATGCGACACTACGAAATAGTTTTCATGGTCCATCCGGACCAAAGTGCACAGGTCCCCGCCATGGTGGATCGTTACCGCACTCTTATCGAATCCGGCGCTGGAAAAATTCATCGCCTGGAAGACTGGGGACGCCGCCAGTTAGCCTATCCCATCAACAAGATTCATAAAGCGCACTATGTGCTGATGAATATCGAATGCGACCAACAGACCCTCGACGAGTTGGAAAGCGGATTTCGCTTTAACGATGCCGTACTGCGCAGTCTGACCGTTCGTCGCGAGGAGGCAATTTCAGAGCCTTCGCCGATGGCAAAGTCCGGTCAGATCGAGCCGGAAACAGAGCAGGGCGAGGAAACCACCGCCTCGAGCACCGACGAAAAGGGTAGTGCTGAATCGGAAGCTTCCCCAGCCACCTGA
- the rpsR gene encoding 30S ribosomal protein S18 yields MVRQFKRKKYCRFTAEGVKEIDYKDLDVLKEYISETGKIVPSRITGTKGKYQRQLATAIKRARFLALLPYTDSHK; encoded by the coding sequence ATGGTTCGCCAATTCAAGCGTAAGAAATATTGCAGATTTACGGCCGAAGGCGTTAAGGAGATCGATTACAAGGATCTCGATGTGCTTAAGGAGTACATCTCGGAAACGGGCAAAATCGTTCCCAGCCGGATTACCGGTACCAAGGGCAAATACCAAAGGCAGCTCGCTACGGCGATCAAGCGGGCTCGGTTTCTAGCGCTGTTGCCGTATACCGACTCTCATAAATAA
- a CDS encoding YybS family protein, producing MRRLAAFIMRGRAHAVFAACALGLMSWIVPLCSLLAAAAIGLPTLRKGIFEGGTVMLASVAVLGVLAGFLIGSLHDGAVFGLLLLGPTWLAAVILRESGRLSTAFGFVSVTGMLVVTMVYWLHPAPSSIWFESLERFLKPLMDNMPPDFDKEQFWNNFLMMAARYMTGIVSASLVISLTLSLMIARWWQALLFNPGGFRSEFVGLRMPAVFPYTAVGALIVAMAASEDLAEFAWNLSTPLFALFLLVGFSVLHALVSRNKAWGVWLVGTYVALLFVPYIIVPIALVGLSDPWFDWRNRLSPS from the coding sequence ATGCGCCGGCTGGCCGCTTTTATCATGAGAGGAAGAGCACACGCGGTGTTCGCGGCGTGTGCTCTGGGTCTCATGTCTTGGATCGTTCCGCTTTGTAGTTTATTGGCTGCGGCCGCGATAGGGCTCCCGACTTTACGGAAAGGTATCTTTGAGGGCGGCACGGTCATGCTTGCCTCCGTAGCGGTTCTGGGTGTCTTGGCCGGGTTTCTCATCGGCAGCCTGCATGACGGAGCGGTTTTCGGTCTTCTGTTATTGGGACCGACTTGGCTTGCGGCCGTCATCCTCCGCGAATCGGGCAGGCTGTCGACGGCTTTCGGATTCGTATCGGTCACGGGAATGCTGGTGGTGACCATGGTCTATTGGCTTCATCCCGCCCCTTCTTCAATCTGGTTCGAAAGCCTGGAGCGTTTTCTCAAACCGCTGATGGACAATATGCCTCCGGACTTTGATAAGGAGCAATTCTGGAACAACTTCTTAATGATGGCTGCACGCTATATGACCGGAATCGTATCCGCAAGTCTGGTGATCAGCTTGACATTAAGTTTAATGATTGCTCGCTGGTGGCAAGCTCTGCTGTTCAATCCAGGTGGATTCCGTTCGGAATTTGTCGGACTTCGGATGCCGGCCGTGTTTCCCTATACCGCGGTAGGAGCGCTTATCGTGGCGATGGCGGCAAGTGAAGACCTGGCGGAGTTCGCGTGGAATTTGAGCACTCCGCTTTTCGCTTTATTCCTTTTGGTCGGCTTCTCGGTGCTTCACGCATTGGTATCCCGTAACAAGGCGTGGGGAGTCTGGCTGGTCGGAACTTACGTGGCGCTGTTATTCGTACCTTATATTATCGTGCCAATTGCATTAGTCGGGTTGAGCGATCCTTGGTTTGACTGGCGAAACAGGCTATCACCCAGCTGA
- the rplI gene encoding 50S ribosomal protein L9, producing the protein MEIILLEKIAGLGNLGDKVAVRAGYGRNYLIPQGKAVAATAEKLAEFEKRRAELEKKAAEDLAAAQARAEAIAKLTVTIAQKAGAEGRLYGSVGTKDIADAVTAAGVALQKHEVRLPSGPIRQAGDYEINLQLHGDVVATVALSVVPQ; encoded by the coding sequence ATGGAAATTATCCTTTTAGAAAAGATTGCAGGACTCGGAAATCTCGGCGATAAAGTCGCCGTCAGAGCCGGATACGGGCGCAACTATCTGATTCCCCAGGGCAAGGCGGTTGCGGCGACTGCTGAGAAACTGGCCGAATTCGAGAAGAGACGCGCCGAGCTCGAAAAGAAAGCAGCCGAAGATTTGGCTGCCGCTCAGGCCCGAGCCGAAGCTATTGCCAAGCTCACCGTAACGATCGCTCAAAAAGCGGGCGCAGAAGGACGGCTGTACGGATCTGTCGGCACTAAGGATATCGCCGATGCCGTGACTGCAGCGGGTGTCGCCCTCCAGAAACACGAAGTTCGCCTGCCATCCGGCCCGATCCGTCAGGCTGGCGATTATGAGATCAACCTGCAGCTGCACGGTGATGTCGTTGCCACTGTGGCGCTCTCCGTCGTTCCGCAATAA